In Nitratireductor mangrovi, the genomic window TCAATGGCAAGGAGGGGACCGACATATTTGTGGGAGGAGGCGGCGACGACCTCTTCATCTTCGACACCGCGCTCGGCGCCGGCAATATTGATGCGATCCTCGATTTCGTGGTCGCGGACGACATGATCCGCCTCGCGTCAAGCATATTTACCGGATTGAGCGCCGGGGGCTTGACCGCCGCGGCGTTTCGCGTTGGCGCGGCCGCGGCCGACGCCGACGACCGCGTCATCTACAATGCCGGCAGCGGAGGCCTGTTCTTCGACGTCGACGGCAATGGCGCGCAAGGGCAGGTCCAGTTCGCGTCGCTCTCGACCGGCCTCGCCCTCACCAACGACAACTTCCTCGTCGCATGAGGCAAGGTTGTAGGACTTGCCGGCCATAACTTGATCGCGGGAGCAGATAGATGAAAATGGCGGCGGGCCTCTGGTCCGCCGCTTGCATGCGCGCGCTCGTGTGAACTGGCTGGGGCGCCTGGATTCGAACCAGGGAATGGCGGTACCAAAAACCGCTGCCTTACCACTTGGCTACGCCCCAGCATGCATTGGCCTCGTGACCAACGCAGGCGTCCTTATATGGATGCGCCGCGTGCTGCGCAATGGGCTGTGGCAGTTCCCTTCGCGCTGTGGCAGCACAACAGACGGCACGCGGTAGTGACCGCCGGACCGACGGTCTTGGCGCCCGATTTTCGGTGGAGTTTGCAGTGCGAAACCGCTAGACGCAGACCGAACGCGAGAGGGAGACCGGAAATGGCGAAATGGGTCTATGCGTTTGGCGGCGGATCGGCCGATGGCCGCGCTGGCGACAAGGACCTGCTCGGCGGCAAGGGTGCAAACCTTGCCGAAATGTCCGGCCTCGGACTGCCGGTACCCCCCGGGTTCACCATCACGACCGCCGTCTGCACCCACTATTACGCCAACGGGCGCAGCTATCCCAAGGAATTGAGGGCTGACGTCGAGGCTGCGCTAGTCGAGACCGGGCGCATCGCCGGGCGCGGCTTTGGCGACGGGTCGGATCCCCTGCTTGTGTCGGTCCGTTCCGGTGCCCGCGCCTCGATGCCCGGCATGATGGATACGGTTCTCAATCTCGGTCTCAACGATCGCACCGTCGAGGCCCTGGCGCGCCAGTCGGGCGACGAGCGCTTCGCCTACGACAGCTATCGCCGCTTCATCCAGATGTATTCGGACGTCGTGCTCGGCCTCGATCACGAGGTGTTCGAGGAAATCCTGGAGGAAGAAAAGGCCGGACTCGGGGTTGAATTCGATACCGAACTCGAGGCCGGGCATTGGAGGCGCCTCGTCGAAGTCTACAAGGCCAGGGTTGAGGAGGAACTGGGAACCGCCTTTCCGCAGGATCCGCATGAGCAATTGTGGGGCGCGATCGGCGCGGTGTTCTCCTCCTGGATGAACCATCGCGCGATCACCTATCGGCGCCTGCACGACATCCCCGAGGACTGGGGAACGGCGGTCAACGTCCAGGCCATGGTCTTCGGCAATATGGGCAACAACTCGGCGACCGGCGTCGCGTTCACCCGCGACCCTTCGACCGGGGAGAAGAAGCTTTACGGCGAGTTTCTGGTCAACGCCCAAGGCGAGGACGTGGTCGCCGGCATCCGCACGCCGCAAAACATCACCGAGGAGGCCCGCATCAATGCCGGTTCCGACAAGCCCTCGCTCGAGAAGGTGATGCCGCAAGCCTTCGCCGAATTCGTGGACATCGCTGGCAAGCTCGAGCGCCACTATCGCGACATGCAGGATCTCGAATTCACCATCGAGCGTGGGCAATTGTGGATGCTGCAAACGCGATCGGGCAAGCGGACCGCCAAGGCCGCATTGAAGATCGCGGTGGAGTTGGCAGAGGAGGGGCTGATCTCGCGGCAGGAGGCAGTCGCCCGCATCGAGCCGGGCTCGCTCGACCAGTTGCTTCATCCGACCATTGATCCCGCCGCCGAGCGCGACGTGATCGGCATGGGCCTGCCCGCCTCGCCGGGTGCTGCCACCGGCGAGATCGTTTTTTCCTCCGAGGAGGCGGAGGAGGCCAAGGCCCAGGGCCGCAAGGTGATCCTCGTGCGTGTCGAGACAAGTCCCGAGGACATTCACGGCATGCATGCGGCCGAGGGCATCCTGACGACTCGCGGCGGCATGACCAGCCACGCTGCGGTCGTGGCGCGCGGGATGGGCAAGCCCTGCGTTTCGGGAGCAGGCTCGCTGCGCGTCGACTACAAGAACCAGACCATGCTGGCGCTCGGTCGCAGCTTCTCGCGCGGCGACGTCATCACCATCGACGGGTCGTCAGGACAGGTGTTGGCTGGCGCCGCGCCAATGCTACAGCCGGAGCTTTCCGGGGATTTCGCCGCGATCATGGCATGGGCGGACGAGAACCGGCGCATGAAGGTGCGGACCAACGCAGAGACTCCGGCTGATGCACGCATGGCGCGCTCCTTCGGTGCGGAAGGCATCGGCCTTTGCCGCACCGAGCACATGTTCTTCGACGATGACCGCATTGTGGCGATGCGCGAGATGATCCTCGCCGACAGCGAACAGGGCCGACGGGCCGCGCTTGCCAAGCTTCTGCCAATGCAGCGCTCCGACTTCGTCGAACTGTTCGAGATCATGGCCGGCCTGCCGGTAACCATCCGGCTTCTCGATCCACCGCTTCATGAGTTCCTCCCGAAGGGCGAGGAGGAGATCGCAGAGGTCGCTGCCGCGCTTGGCGTCGACGCCGAGGTGCTGCGCCAGCGCACCGAGGCCTTGCATGAATTCAACCCGATGCTAGGGCATCGCGGCTGCCGCCTCGCCGTCTCCTTTCCCGAAATCGCGGAAATGCAGGCGCGCGCCATCTTCGAGGCGGCGATCGAGGCTGGAAGCAAGACCGGGCGGCCTGTCGAGCCGGAGATCATGGTGCCGCTTGTCGGCATCATGAAGGAACTCGAGTTCGTGAAAGCGCGCATCGATGCTGTGGCCGCCGACGTCATGAAGGAGTCCGGCACAACGCTGCATTATCTCACCGGCACGATGATCGAATTGCCACGCGCGGCAATCCGCGCGCACGTGATTGCCGAGGTCGCGGAATTCTTCTCCTTCGGAACCAATGATTTGACGCAGACGACCTTCGGCATCTCGCGCGACGACGCCGCGTCGTTCCTGGAGACTTATCGCCAGAAGGGCGTGATCGAACAGGACCCGTTCGTCTCGCTCGACATCGACGGCGTTGGCGAACTCGTTCGCATGGCCGCCGAGAAGGGCAGGGCGACGCGCAAGGGCATCAAGCTCGGTATCTGCGGCGAACATGGAGGCGACCCGGCCTCTGTCGCGTTCTGCGAGCAGGTTGGCCTCGACTATGTCTCGTGCTCACCGT contains:
- the ppdK gene encoding pyruvate, phosphate dikinase, producing the protein MAKWVYAFGGGSADGRAGDKDLLGGKGANLAEMSGLGLPVPPGFTITTAVCTHYYANGRSYPKELRADVEAALVETGRIAGRGFGDGSDPLLVSVRSGARASMPGMMDTVLNLGLNDRTVEALARQSGDERFAYDSYRRFIQMYSDVVLGLDHEVFEEILEEEKAGLGVEFDTELEAGHWRRLVEVYKARVEEELGTAFPQDPHEQLWGAIGAVFSSWMNHRAITYRRLHDIPEDWGTAVNVQAMVFGNMGNNSATGVAFTRDPSTGEKKLYGEFLVNAQGEDVVAGIRTPQNITEEARINAGSDKPSLEKVMPQAFAEFVDIAGKLERHYRDMQDLEFTIERGQLWMLQTRSGKRTAKAALKIAVELAEEGLISRQEAVARIEPGSLDQLLHPTIDPAAERDVIGMGLPASPGAATGEIVFSSEEAEEAKAQGRKVILVRVETSPEDIHGMHAAEGILTTRGGMTSHAAVVARGMGKPCVSGAGSLRVDYKNQTMLALGRSFSRGDVITIDGSSGQVLAGAAPMLQPELSGDFAAIMAWADENRRMKVRTNAETPADARMARSFGAEGIGLCRTEHMFFDDDRIVAMREMILADSEQGRRAALAKLLPMQRSDFVELFEIMAGLPVTIRLLDPPLHEFLPKGEEEIAEVAAALGVDAEVLRQRTEALHEFNPMLGHRGCRLAVSFPEIAEMQARAIFEAAIEAGSKTGRPVEPEIMVPLVGIMKELEFVKARIDAVAADVMKESGTTLHYLTGTMIELPRAAIRAHVIAEVAEFFSFGTNDLTQTTFGISRDDAASFLETYRQKGVIEQDPFVSLDIDGVGELVRMAAEKGRATRKGIKLGICGEHGGDPASVAFCEQVGLDYVSCSPFRVPIARLAAAQAALR